One segment of Syngnathus scovelli strain Florida chromosome 6, RoL_Ssco_1.2, whole genome shotgun sequence DNA contains the following:
- the dhtkd1 gene encoding 2-oxoadipate dehydrogenase complex component E1: MSYALVLKVSPKRPALDALGRVAGCCYHTERGVYGYRPKQSHREDKLLSDRIAHLNQDHGLARLVEAYRAHGHKLAKINPLLPQKPVLDSVPEISMLAGTLAGRLNTSGLRHLGKAEASAEEVRAYLEEAYCGHLSLETSQLSSAEEREWMADRFEELRTAAFSSDERRTLAELMLESQEFDRFLATKFSTVKRYGGEGAESMMVFFHELFRHSAQSGVTDVVLGMPHRGRLNLLTGLLKFPPELMFRKMRGLSEFPDTSPATGDVLSHLTSSVELDVGSGRRLHVTVLPNPSHLEAVNPVVQGKTRARQQLRKEGDYSPHEHARPGDQVVCLQVHGDASFPGQGIVPETLTLSDLPHYRVGGSIHLIVNNQVGYTTPSDRGRSSLYCSDVGKMVNCAVIHVNGDQAEEVARATRLAVEYQRRFRKDVIVDLLCYRQWGHNELDEPFFTNPAMYKIIRSRKSVPDSYSDRLVSEGLMTEAERGRIKTDYYGSLNDKLANVDAYAPPAGNLRGRWGHLAEPQARLSSWDTGVPLELLRYVGAKSVEIPEHVRLHGHLAKNHAQARLQKLEEGTRLDWSTAEALALGSLLCQGFDVRLSGQDVGRGTFSQRHAMVVCQDTDDTFIPLNHLGPEQTGFLEVCNSPLSEEAVLGFEYGMSIARPDLLPIWEAQFGDFFNGAQIILDTFISGGEAKWLLQCGMAILLPHGYDGAGPEHSSCRVERFLQMCDSKEEGVDGDTINMAVVNPTTSAQYFHLLRRQMIRNFRKPLIVVGPKMLLRFPGAASSLTEMAPGTCFKAVLGDTSVAPENVQRVVLCSGKHYYALQKQRDAGDEAQRRSVALVRLEELCPFPLHALRVELDKYANAKEFVWSQEEPQNMGPWSFVAPRFEKQLACKLRLASRPALAAPAVGIGRIHNQQQEALLSATFS; encoded by the exons ATGTCCTACGCCTTGGTCCTGAAAGTCTCCCCGAAGAGGCCGGCCCTCGACGCGCTTGGCCGGGTCGCCGGCTGCTGTTACCACACCGAAAGAGGCGTTTACGGATACCGACCAAAACAGAGCCACCGCGAGGACAAGTTGCTGAGCGACCGCATCGCCCATTTAAATCAAG ATCACGGCCTGGCCCGTCTGGTGGAGGCTTACCGAGCACATGGACACAAACTGGCCAAAATTAACCCCCTGCTGCCCCAAAAGCCCGTCCTGGACAGCGTCCCTGAGATCAGCATGCTCGCGGGCACCCTCGCTGGCCGGCTCAACACCTCCG GGCTGCGTCACTTGGGCAAGGCGGAAGCCTCGGCGGAGGAGGTCCGGGCCTACCTGGAGGAGGCCTACTGCGGCCACCTGTCGTTGGAGACCAGTCAGCTGAGCAGCGCGGAGGAGAGGGAATGGATGGCCGACCGATTTGAGGAGCTCAGGACCGCCGCCTTCTCCTCGGACGAGAGGAGGACCCTGGCCGAGCTCATGCTGGAGTCGCAG GAATTTGACCGCTTTTTGGCCACCAAATTTTCCACGGTGAAACGCTACGGCGGAGAAGGAGCCGAGAGCATGATGGTCTTCTTCCACGAGCTCTTCCGGCACTCGGCCCAGTCCGGCGTCACCGACGTCGTCCTCGGCATGCCGCACCGAGGACGACTCAACCTCCTCACGGGCCTGCTCAAGTTCCCGCCGGAG CTGATGTTCCGGAAGATGCGCGGGCTGAGCGAGTTCCCCGACACGTCGCCCGCCACCGGGGACGTGCTGTCTCACCTGACGTCGTCGGTGGAGTTGGACGTGGGCTCGGGGCGGCGCCTTCACGTCACCGTGCTGCCCAACCCTTCCCACCTGGAGGCCGTCAACCCCGTGGTTCAGGGCAAGACGCGGGCCAGGCAGCAGCTCCGCAAGGAGGGCGACTACTCGCCCCACGAGCACGCTCGGCCCGGTGACCAAGTCGTCTGTTTGCAG GTCCACGGCGACGCCTCTTTCCCCGGCCAGGGGATCGTCCCGGAAACCTTGACCCTCTCCGACCTTCCTCACTACCGAGTCGGCGGCAGCATCCACCTCATTGTCAACAACCAAGTGGGCTACACCACTCCGTCCGACAGGGGGAGATCCTCTTTGTACTGCAGCGACGTGG GTAAGATGGTCAACTGCGCCGTGATCCACGTCAACGGCGACCAAGCGGAGGAGGTGGCGCGGGCCACTCGGCTGGCTGTGGAATACCAGCGGCGCTTCAGGAAGGACGTCATCGTGGACCTGCTCTGCTACCGCCAGTGGGGCCACAACGAACTGGACGAACCTTTCTTCACCAACCCGGCCATGTACAAGATCATCCG CTCCCGTAAAAGCGTCCCCGACTCCTACTCGGACCGGCTCGTCTCCGAGGGCTTGatgacggaggccgagcgcggccGGATCAAGACGGACTACTACGGCTCGCTCAACGACAAGCTGGCCAACGTGGACGCGTACGCCCCGCCCGCCGGCAACCTGCGGGGCCGCTGGGGGCACCTGGCCGAGCCCCAGGCCCGGCTCAGCTCCTGGGATACGGGCGTCCCCCTCGAGCTGCTGCGCTACGTCGGCGCCAAGTCCGTGGAGATCCCCGAGCACGTCCGCTTGCACGGCCACCTGGCCAAGAACCACGCGCAG GCCCGACTCCAGAAGCTGGAAGAGGGGACCAGACTGGACTGGTCCACGGCAGAGGCTTTGGCTTTGGGCTCGCTGCTTTGCCAAG GCTTCGACGTCCGTCTGAGCGGGCAGGACGTGGGCCGCGGCACCTTCAGTCAGCGCCACGCCATGGTGGTGTGCCAGGACACCGACGACACCTTCATCCCGCTCAACCACCTGGGCCCCGAGCAGACGGGCTTCCTGGAA GTGTGCAACAGCCCGCTGTCCGAGGAGGCCGTGCTCGGCTTCGAGTACGGCATGAGCATCGCCCGGCCCGACCTCTTGCCCATCTGGGAAGCTCAGTTTGGAGACTTCTTCAACGGCGCTCAGATCATCTTGGACACGTTCATCTCCGGAG GCGAGGCCAAGTGGCTGCTCCAGTGCGGGATGGCCATCCTCTTGCCCCATGGCTACGACGGAGCCGGGCCCGAGCACTCCTCTTGTCGCGTGGAGCGCTTCCTGCAG ATGTGCGACAGTAAGGAGGAGGGCGTGGACGGTGATACCATCAACATGGCCGTGGTCAATCCCACCACGTCGGCGCAGTATTTCCACCTGCTCAGGCGGCAGATGATCCGCAACTTCCGCAAGCCGCTCATCGTGGTCGGGCCAAAGATGCTGCTTCGATTTCCC GGGGCCGCATCCAGCTTGACAGAAATGGCGCCGGGGACGTGCTTCAAAGCCGTGTTGGGGGATACGTCGGTCGCGCCCGAAAA TGTCCAGAGGGTGGTGCTGTGCTCGGGGAAGCACTACTACGCCTTGCAGAAGCAGAGGGACGCCGGCGACGAGGCCCAGCGCCGCTCGGTGGCGCTGGTCCGCTTGGAGGAGCTGTGTCCTTTCCCGCTGCACGCACTCCGCGTGGAACTGGACAAGTACGCCAACGCCAAAG AGTTCGTCTGGAGTCAGGAGGAGCCTCAGAACATGGGCCCGTGGTCTTTTGTGGCCCCCAGGTTTGAGAAGCAGCTGGCCTGCAAG CTGCGCCTGGCGAGCCGCCCCGCGCTGGCCGCCCCCGCCGTGGGCATCGGCAGGATCCACAATCAGCAGCAAGAGGCCCTCCTCAGTGCTACCttctcttaa